The Sporosarcina sp. Marseille-Q4943 genome includes the window TGTCTTAACGGGACAATCAGCCATTACAAAAGATATTAACAGCGCAAGCCAGCGCGATTTGATGAAGGCGGAAGCAATTGGATTGCCGATTGCGATCATCGTTCTTCTATTCGCCTTCGGGTCGGTCATGGCATCGATGGTCCCTTTAATTGTCGGGGTGGCAACCGTCATTTCCACGTTCGGCGTGTTGGCGTTAGTTGGCGGACAGATGGACTTGGCAATCTTTGTATTGAATATCGTCCCGATGCTCGGGCTCGCTTTGAGCATCGACTTTTCGCTTCTATTCATTAGCCGCTATCGGGAGGAACGATTGAAGAGTGATGTACTCGAAGCTGTAGCGACGACTATCCGAACTGCGGGCAGGTCTGTCATTTTCTCGGCATTTTGTGTGTTCATCGGACTCGGCGCGATGTTCATTATCAAAGTGGAGATTTTCCAAAATATCGCGCTCGGCGGTATGCTTGTCGTCGGCATGGCCGTGCTCAGTTCAGTGACATTGCTGCCATCTATTTTGATACTGCTTGGCGACCGTTTAAACAAAGGACGCATTCTGAAAGTGAAGGAAAATGGCTCCGATAGATGGAGGCAGTTTGCCAATGCGGTTATCAAACGGCCCGTCCTCATTACGATTGCAGCACTCGTTTTACTAGGTATTGCTATAATTCCCGTGAAAAATATGGATTTGACGATCCCACAGATCGATTCACTGCCGGCGTCGTATGATACGCGGGCTTCGTACGAATTGATGGATGACACTTTCGGGCTTGGTAAGCAATCGAATGTGTACATAGTTGCGGAACGGGACGGCGGTTGGTCTGATACGGAAGGCTTAAAAGCAATGAAAGTCTTGGAAGAGGATTTAGCCAATGACCCTTTAGTCGACAAACTGACGACCATTTACACTGCAAGTGGAGTCGGGTCCCCAGAAGAATGGGAACAAGCGACGCAAGACCCTGAAATGAAGGCACAGCTTGAACCGCTTCTCGATTCATTCGTGAAAGACGATCAAGTATTGATTCCCGTGACGCTTCAGGCGAAAGGTACGTCCGAAGAAGCGCAGCAATGGGCGCGGGATTGGTCGGAACAGAAGGAATGGAATCTGTTGGTGGGTGGTCAACCGAAGTTCAACCAGGAAATTTTCGATGAGATTTTCGGCAATATAATTTCTGTGCTGACGGTAATTCTCGTGTCGACGTTCATCATCTTGATGATTGCATTCCGCTCGGTGCTCATTCCGTTGAAGGCGATTTTAATGAACATCGTCGGACTGTCCGCGACCTTCGGAATTCTCGTCTACATTTTCCAATACGGACATTTCGGACTGCATCCCGGAACGATTGCGCTCATTATTCCGATACTCGTTTTCAGTCTCGTCTTCGGCTTGAGCATGGACTATGAAGTGTTCCTCATTTCGCGGATGCAGGAGGAATATGCGAACACATTCGATAATGATCATTCCACTGTCGAAGGGCTTGCAACGACAAGCAAGATCATTACATCCGCGGCTTTAATTATGATTGTTTTGACCGGCGCATTCGCGTTCACGGACGTCATGCCTGTCAAGCAGATCGGTGTCGGCATCGCAATCGCAGTTGCCATTGACGCCACGATCATACGCCTTCTGCTCGTCCCGAGTTTGATGAAGCTGTTCGGGAAATGGAACTGGTGGATGCCTTTCAGGAAAGGGCCATATAAAGCTGGGAATTGGCATTAACTTTTACAATAAAAAACTGCCTCGACAACGGAAATCCCGTTTGTCGAGGCAGTTTTTTCATATCAAATCCACAATTTCCACGTTCGTATTGACATGTGCATCCTTATCGAATTGTTTAATCATCAGAAAATAAATGATCGCCACTACCGCAAGGACGAAAACGACCAGTCCTATGACGAGCGTTCTTCCCTTCACTCGGATTCACCTCCGCTAATTGTGAAGTTTTCCTCCTTCAAATAATCCGCAGCTTCCCGGTAATCTCCGAAGCTTTCCTCCAAATTATAGCCATGATAAACATTGAAGAAACCCTCTTCTTCCAATAACGTCAACTTCTGGCCTTGTCCATTCACCCATACTTCTTCAAGCGGATCTTCTTCCTCTTCTTTTGTCGATAGCGCGCGAATGGCATCACGGATTATTGCTTTCAATTCCTCTTCCGTCGCTTCACGAATATTGACGAGTCCGCGGTCATCCGGCTCGTAGCTCGGGATTCCTTCCACATACACAAATCCATTGCCGTTCGGGTGTAGATGCTGCACGACGACGGTTTTGTCGTACAAACTATCTTCATAATGGTAGTTGAGCCGTTTCATCGACACTTCTTTCCTCGTCAGTTCAGGGAATGTCTCAATGATTTGCTGTTTTTGTTCGAATGTTAGCATGATCTGGCCACTCTTTCTTTGTCAAATGTCTTTCCAGTATACCATTATTCTTCCTTCACCGTGAGACCGAGTGCACGCGCAAAACCGAGAGCTTGTTCAATCGAAACGATGCATCCCGCAATTTTCGGTACAGTCACTTCAATGTTTTCATATGTACTGCTTGATAAATCCACGCCATCCAAATCAGTTTCCGAGAAATTCGCATTGTCGAGCTTACACTTTTCAAACCGCACTTGATTGAACTTGCATTCGTAAAAATCGCTATCCATTAAATTGCAATCAGTAAACTCAACTTCCTTTATCTCGGAAAAATTGAAGTTCGCATAGCGGGCGTCACTATCCTTCACGAGAAGATGTCCTACATTGGAATTGGCCAAATCCGCTCCCGTCAGCTTCGAATTAACGATTTCGCAACGGTGGAACATGACGTTCCCCATTTGCACGTTCGAGAAATCGCATGTTTGGAATAAAACATCGACGAATTCCACGCCTCTCCAATCACTATTCGCAAAAGACATATCCTTGAATACACAATTATCGAACACGAGGCTCACCCCATCTGCGCCAGGCATTACACCGCCTTCAAATCTCGCTTGTTCAATAAACCTTTCCCGCATCCATATATCCGAAGGCCTTAACAGTTCGTGTTCCATCGACAATTTCGGCTTCACACGCTTGTCCCTTTTCTCTGCCATGAAATCCCCCCTATCGCGTCTTCCATTCAAAGAATAGAATGAGCAGTATGACGACTGAAAACGCCAATATATAAAACCAATTTGGAATCGAACTAATTCCGCTGAACATCTAACCATCTCCTTATCCAGGCGAACTACAAATCCCGTTTATCACCGTTTGAGTTGAGTTTATCACCGCTCACGGCTAGTTTATCACCACTTAAAATAAGGTTATCACCGCTCACGACGACTTTATCACCGCTTGTCCATTTCCCCCACACTAATTATCTCCGTACTCCCGAAATCACCCGTAAATCAATCGTAATGTGCTTCATTCCCATCGCCAGCACCTCACGAACGCGTTCTTCAGTCGCATTCCATGTGAGTGGCGTCATGCGGATCAACGGTGCGAGCAACGTTTCAGGCAATTCAAATCGGTATGTCACTCGTTCCGTCTCTACTGCATCGAACTGTTCTTGGAACCTCGCTACCGGGTCAGCCTCCTCTTTCTGCTGCTTCCCGTCGTAAAAGACTTCCCGTAATTCCTGCAAGTACCCGCTTTCCGGCACCACTTTCACCAACAAGCCGCCTCGTTTCAGCAGCCGGTTGAATTCCGCATAGTTCGCCGGTGATAAAATATTCAAGATCGCATCCATACTAGAATCCGCAAAAGGCATGGCAGCGAGATCCGCCACGCTCCAAATGATTCCCGGATAGGCTTTCGAAGCTGCCGTAATGCCCTCCTTCGCCAAATCGATGCCGATGCAGACACTTTCCGTCCCTAGCTGTGAATGAACTGCCTGTAAATGGGTCCCTTCCCCGCAGCCCGCATCCAATAGGACGGGACTTTTCGTTTCCGCCAAATGACCATCCAAACGAGTGATGATATTTTTAAGGATTGGTCCAAAAAAACCACTATTCATGACGGCATTCCTCGCTTCAAACAGCGACTTATCGTATTTCGTCGAATGGGCTTGCGGCGCCAAATTGACATAACCACTCTTCGCCAAATCAAACGAGTGCATGTTCCGGCAGACGAGTCGGGAATGCCCCTCCATTTCCATCCCAGCAGAACAGATTGGGCATTTGAATAGCTGTATATTCTTCTCCATCACAAGCGCGCTTTGCATTTTCTTCGTCAATTTCATTTCGATGCTCCGTTCCATTATTGTTCTACCAGTATACCGCCTTTCCGCCTGGACTCAAACTATCAACAGGTCCCACTGTATCTATCGCACCTTCAGCGGGTACAATAATAGAAAGGAGGCGATTTCCGTGAAGCGGATTTTTCAATTCATCATTTTCATAGTTGCACTTTATCTCGCTAAACCTTTATGGGAAGAGCCCGTTTCGAAATATGTCGACCTTTCCTTCTTGAATCCGGTCGACGAAAAGATTGAGAACGTATTGGAGAAAGAGCCGGTCGTTTCCGCCATGAACTCTATCCTTAACGCTGCCGATAAAATCTTCCTATATATATCTTCGAAGTCTTCTGAAGTGGAACAGATGATTCCAGACAAAGTGGCCAAACCTATATTGGACAAGCCCGATCACTCTGCAATGTCCATCCATAATATCGAGCTTGGAGCAAGCGAAGAACAAGTGAAGGCAGAGCTTGGAGAGCCAAAAAGCTATTCATTGAATGAATACGGCACCGAGTGGTTTACGTACCATGAGGATTACCAGAATTTCGTCATGATTTCCTTTGACGAAAATTCGAAAGTGAATGCGATCTACACGAACGACAACCTCATTTCCTCAAAAGCCGGGATCCAGTATGGCACACCGAAAGCGGAAGTCCGGAAAGCGTATGGCGAGCCACTGAATGAGATCCGCAAAGGCTTGAACATCTACGTCCTTCAGGAAAACGAAGGGATGGACCTCTTTAAAGCCGGAGGTGCCTATTTGTATGTGTTTTATGATCTTCATCGGAATGAAACCGTGACGGCTGTCAAGCTCATCACGACCGCATTGGAGCAGAGAAAAAACGGGATGTACGCAGGCGGGGATGTATCTTTGCGCAATGGGTTCGAGCAGCAACTTTTCGATTTGACGAACGCTGCCCGTGTCCGGCATGGCCGCTCGATATTGCGATGGGATGACAGAATCGCCGAAACGGCCCGCAAACATAGCCGCGATATGGCGATCAATGATTATTTCAGCCACGATAATCTGCAGGGGCTCTCACCCTTCGACCGGATGAAAGAGGACCATATCAAGTTCCGCAGGGCGGGCGAAAATTTGGCTTACGGCCAGTCAAGCAGCATTTTCGCACATGAAGGCCTTATGAATTCGAAAGGGCACCGGGAGAATATATTAATAAAAGATTACAGCCATCTCGGCATAGGGGTCGCTTTCAACGAAAAATCACAGCCGTATTACACGGAGAACTTTTTCCTGCAATGAACTCTTCACGACTATATCTGTCTCTTAAGGGGAATATAAGGAGGAGAATATAGAAAAGGAGGAGTTCGAATGAGAGCTGTAACGTACCAAGGTGTGAAAGATATCCAAGTGAAGAATGTGGAAGCTCCGAAGATTGAAAAGCCCGATGATATCATTATCAAGGTCACCTCAACAGCCATTTGCGGATCCGACCTGCATATCTATTTAGGCGCGTTGCCGACACATAAAGACTATGTCATCGGCCATGAACCGATGGGAATTGTCGTGGAAACTGGTCCAAATGTGACGAAAGTCAAAAAAGGAGATCGCGTCGTCATTCCGTTCAATGTGTCATGCGGCCACTGTTTTTATTGTGAGCATGAGATGGAAAGCCAATGTGATAATTCCAACCCCAATCCTCATGTCGATACGGGCGGTTATTTAGGATTCACCGAACGCTATGGAGAGTATCCGGGTGGCCAGGCGGAGTATTTACGTGTTCCTTACGGCAATTTTGCGCCATTTGTCATCCCTGAGTCTTGCGAACTGCCGGACGAGGCGCTTCTGTTCATGTCCGATGTGCTGCCGACCGCTTATTGGAGCGTAGAGCATGCAGGTGTGAAGAAAGGGGATACTGTCGCTGTCCTAGGATGCGGTCCTGTAGGTTTGATGGCGCAGAAATTCGCTTGGATGAAAGGCGCGAAACGCGTCATTGCGATTGACCATGTCCCTTATCGACTTAGTCACGCTATCAATATGAACCAGGTGGAAGCTTTTAATTTCGATGACTATGACAATATGGGCGCGCATATTAAAGAAATTACGAGCGGCGGAGTCGATATTGTCATCGATTGTGTCGGGATGGACGGTAAAAAGAATCTCGCGGAGAAGATCGGTCAAAAGATGAAAGTACAAGGCGGGGCGTTGAGCGCTCTAGAAATCGGCTACCAAGCTGTGCGCAAATTCGGGACGATTCATCTGACAGGCGTGTATGGATCGCTCTACAACATGTTTCCACTCGGGAATATGTTCGAGCGGAATATTACGCTGAAGATGGGACAAGCTCCTGTCATTCACTACATGCCTTTATTGTTTGACAAGATTACAAAAGGCGAATTCGATCCGACGGAAATCATCACCCATGTCGTACCGATGGAGGAAGCATCAGCCGCTTACCATCACTTCTACGAGCATGAAGATGATTGCATCAAAGTGATATTGAAGCCTTGAATATAAAAACCGGTCCACGCATTTCGTTGCATGGACCGGTTTTCTTATTTCTTTGCTGTAAACGCGGCGCAGGCAATCCGTGCACCGGAATTCCCTGCTGGGTCGGTCTTGTAGTCATCCGCCTTTTCGTGGATGACGATTGCACTTCCGTCCTTATCGAGTATGGAAGTTTCCTGGCCTTTTTTTAACGTGATTTCGGAAGTCGTCAGCTTCATGGACACTTTCCCGTCTACGTTAACTTCAATATTCGGCAAATCGCCTAGATGGAAGCCTTTCGGATTGTCAAAGCCATGTTCCTTGCCTGTCGGATTGAAATGCGCACCGGAGGAAGTAAAATCCGGTGGTGTACATACACCGGTTTCATGGAAATGAATTCCATGCGACCCAGGCGGCAAATTCTCAGCCTGCACATTGATGAGCACACCTTCCGGCTCCTGAACCAATGTCACTTCACCGATTTTCTTTCCTTCCGTGTTCACTAAAGGAGAGACAATCGCCTCCATCTTTTCCCCGCTGACAGGAACTTTTTTATTCGATTTCCCACATCCTGCCATGACGAGAATGACGCTAATTAGTAATACGACTATTAGTTTTTGCTTCACTATGATTCCTCCTCAACATTTTCTCTTGCCAAGTGTGTCCAAATAAAGGGGATTTATTAGTGGTAAGTTTTCCCGGCATTTTGTTGAGAAGGAAACATAAAAACCGCTGATCATTCCTATTGGGAATGAACAGCGGTTCTTCAATTACGCTAGCATTAATTTCTCAAGATCAAGTGGAGCTATATAAACCCCATCTTTGTAAACTCGCATGTTGCCGCCGGAAATTTCATCGATCAGCATGACATTCCCTTCTTCGTCACGACCGAACTCAAGCTTGATGTCGTATAGCTCAAGTCCCTTCTCCGCAAGCTCTTCCTTCACAACGGCGGAAATCTCCTTCGTCATCGGTTCAAGGACGTCATATTCCTCGTTCGTCAAAATATTGAGCTGTGCAAGCGCGTCTCTCGTAATCGGCGGGTCATTGCGGTCGTCATCTTTGATCGTCACTTCGACGAATGCGTCCAACGGTTGTCCCTCTTCGCAATACGCTCCGTACCTGCGCAAGAAACTGCCGACAGCACGGTAACGGCAAATGACTTCAAGCCCTTTCCCGAAAACGGTAGCCGGCTTCACGGTCATTGTCGCTGCATCGATATCCGCATCGACATAATGCGTCGGAATCCCTTTATCGGCCAATTTCTCAAAAAAGAACTTCGTCATACGCAAGCCCGATTGCCCCGCACCTTCAATCGTCAATCCTACTGTATTCGCGCCCGGATCAAACACGCCATCCTCACCGGTCACGTCATCTTTGAATTTCAGTAACACATTTCCATCTTCCAATTTATAAACGTCTTTCGTCTTGCCCTTATATACAAGTTCCATGCCCACGTTTCCTCTCTATTCGAAAATGTAGTGCCACCATTAGTATAAGGCACTTTCATCGGTATAAAAAGAGAAATCTCCACATTCCAATTTCAGGATTTTTCTCTTGTCAGCATTCATGCTACGGGTGTATAATAGCTCGATGAAATCTATGCACAGAGCGAAAGCGAGTGAATGAAGATGGGTCGGAAATGGAATAATATTAAAGAGAAAAAAGCTTCGAAGGATGCGAATACGAGCCGTATTTACGCAAAGTTCGGGCGTGAATTATATGTAGCAGCAAAACAGGGTGAACCTGATCCCGAGTTGAACCAAAATCTCAAAATGGTTATCGAGCGCGCGAAAACATACAATGTACCAAAAGCGATCATTGACCGTGCAATCGAGAAAGCAAAAGGCGGCGCTGAAGAAAACTATGACGAGCTTCGCTACGAAGGCTTCGGCCCGAACGGATCGATGGTCATTGTCGACGCGCTTACGAACAACGTCAACCGTACCGCTTCCGAAGTACGTGCAGCATTCGGGAAAAACGGCGGTAACATGGGCGTCAGCGGCTCCGTTGCGTACATGTTCGATGCGACTGCCGTTTTCGGTTTAGAAGGTAAAACGGCGGATGAAGTGCTCGAACTTCTCATGGAAGCAGACGTCGAAGTCCGCGATATTTTAGATGAAGAAGACACGGTCATCGTCTATGCAGAACCTGATCAATTCCACGCCGTGCAAGAAGCATTGAAGAACGCCGGCATCACAGAATTCACAGTTGCTGAATTAACGATGCTAGCACAGAATGATCTTACTTTAGACGCCGACGCGCAAGCACAATTCGAGAAAATGATCGACGCATTGGACGATTTGGAAGACGTTCAGCAAGTTTATCATAATGTTGATTTAGGCGAATAAGCGAACAGAACCACCAAGTAATCGGTTTTCACGGTTACTCGGTGGTTCTATTTGTATCTTACTTATTGTTTTGTTCTTCTCCGAGAAGTTCTATTTTCTTCTCTAATTTCTTTTCCATTCTCCTATTGCTTTGGATATATTTCTTTTGATTGCTCAGTAAAGAACTTGCAATTAGGGCAATAAAAGCGAGTAACAAAATATATAACAGTAACTCCAAAATCACACAGCTTTCCCCTCGGATGCTGCACATATTTCATTGCCAACTTCAATGACCACGGCTTGATCGCCCAATGATGACAGCGTGTACTGCATCTTGTCGACACTTCCTTATCGTATGAATATACATAATTCTACCTGAACCACTATTTTCCGCAACTTGTTTTCTATTCTTTATGTATGGGTTATGTATCTCCATACATATAATGAATAACGACTACTTACCAACTTAGGTAAAACTCTTCAATTTTTAATATTCTGTATTTTTATCTACCCACTTCAAATAAGTTGAAGTACAATCAATTACAAAGGATGAAAGGATGTGAGCATTTTAATGAAACAGCAATGTCTTCTCAAAAGGGCTTTCTTAGTAATGGTAATTGCTTTGATTGCCTTATTTCCGGTAACACATGAAGGAACGTATTCATCTGTCGCCGCATCCGGGGATACAACTCCCGTAGCATCCATTGATTCGACAACTTTAGAGCAAAAAATACAAGCAATCTTGAAAGACCCGAAGCTCCAAGGAGGGATTACCGGGGTGAGCATACGGAAAGCCAATACGGGTGAAGCAATCTTTTCCCACTACGGTGACATCCGTTTACGCCCTGCTTCCAATATGAAATTGCTAACGGGATCAACAGCAATGGACATATTGGGGCCTGACTATCGGTTCTCTACAGAAGTGCTGACAGACGGGCAAGTGAAAGGGAAAATGCTTAACGGGAATCTATATCTGAAAGGTAAAGGCGACCCGACATTGATGAAAAAGGATTTAGACCAGTTCGCTAAGGACTTGAAGGCGAAAGGGATCGACAAAGTCAACGGTAACCTGATTGCCGACGACAGTTGGTATGATGATGACCGCTATTCGCAGGATTTGAACTGGTCGGATGAGCATAATTATGTCGGAGCACAAGTTTCTGCACTGACGCTTTCCCCGAACGAAGACTATGATGCGGGAACTGTCATCGTCGAAGTGAATGCTGGCAATAAAGCCGGGGATCTACCGAAAGTGACACTCACTCCGGAGACGAGCTATGTAGAGATTGTCAACCGTGCAACGACAGTGGCGAAAGGCGAAGCGAAAAGCATCTCCATCGCCCGTGAACATGGATCGAACAGGATTATCATCGAAGGCAAAATCCCTGTAGAAGGCACGAGATCCCAATCATGGTCAGCTGTTTGGGAGCCAACAGGGCTAACCCTTGACGTCTTTAAGAAATCACTCGAAGAACAAAGCATCCAACTTGTTGGGAACGGCGGAATGAAGACTGGTATTACGCCAAGCGGGGCAACTGTTCTCACTTCAAAAAAATCGATGCCGCTAAAAGAGCTTTTCATTCCATTCATGAAGTTGAGCAATAACGGACACGCTGAAACTTTGGTGAAGGAAATGGGGAAAGTGCAGCGTGGCGAAGGCAGTTGGAATGCTGGACTGTCTGTTATGAAGGAGAAGCTGAAGCAATTCGGCGTCAACACGGACACGATCGTTCTTCGCGACGGCTCAGGAATGTCGCATAAGAACCTCGTTTCTGCAGATGAATTATCGAAACTGTTGTATGGAATTCAAGGAAAAAGCTGGTTCCCTGCATTTGAAGCTTCCTTACCGATTGCAGGAATCCCTGAACGGATGGTCGGCGGCACGCTTCGGAACCGTATGGGTGATGGATTGACGGCAGGCAACGTGAAAGCAAAAACCGGCTCCATCACAGGCGTCTCCACCCTTTCCGGTTACATCACCGCGAAAGACGGTACGGAACTGATCTTCTCCATTATGATCAACAATTATGTAACCGGACCTGTTGCACCGATTGAAGATGCGATTGCGAAAGCACTTGCGGAATACGAAAGCAACTAAAGCATCACAAATAGGCATTCCCCATATTTCAGGGAATGCCTATTTCTTATGGACAATACCTATTCTATGATAAAGAAATAAATAAACATAATAGAAATGCAATACCCGATAATGGTGTCATAACTAGCCTTTCTTTCCTACTTCGTGATAGTAGATTTGCTATTGTATTTAAGCCGAGGAAAATTGTAATCACCCATATGAATATGTTTGTAGATAAAAAATTAAAACCTTGCAAGACATTAGTATGTTGTAAAAAAACAAAACCCATGAATAAGAGAATCAAAGCATTTACTGCACTTACAATACGCAGTTTCTTTGGCAGAACCTTATAAGATCCACCCATTGCGAACTCGCCTATCGAAAAACCTAATGAAAGCAGCACTTGAAAAACTGCTATGGCTACAAACAAGATTGCAACAATAATTGATAATATGTAAACACTATCCGCCCCCATACATTGCCTCCTAACATTTTTTCAAAAGATGATTCGACTGCCTTTTTCCCAGACTGAAATTTTTTATGCTCAGCACTATTATCATCATATTCAAAGAGTCTTTGTAATTACCTCTAAGTAAATAATTAATTTAGAGGATTCATCAAAACGAATAGCGAATACATCCATTATCAATCATTCTCGAAAGTGGGGGTTCATGTGGAGAAATTATCGACTGAACAATATCTTCAAGCTACAGATTTTCTCAAATCAAAAGCACGCCCGTTGGAAAAAGCGCTATTCGAATTTGAATTTGAAGATGGCAGCCGAGAGCAGGTGTTAGAGGAGCTTAATGTTTTTCAAAATGAAGACGGTGGTTTCGGAAATGGATTAGAGCCTGATTTCCGATGTGAAGCCTCTTCAGCATTAGCGACGACAATTGGGCTGCAGCATTTGATCCGCATTGGAGCAGACGAATCGGAGCCGATGGTGCAACGCGCGATTCAATATGTACTTGATACTTTTGCCGAAGAGAAGATGGGATGGGAAATCGTCCCAAAGGAAGTGGAGACTGCACCGCGGGCCATCTGGTGGAATTATGGCGGCGATTGGCCATGGGGAAATCCAAGCGGCGAGATGACTGGATTGCTCCATCATTACAAAGGTCTTGTTCCCGAGGAATTTCTAGAAAAGCTGACAGCCCACGCGGTTGCGTATATTAACGAAGAGGCGACGAACGACTTTCATGAATTGCAGTGCTTGGTGAAATTAATGAGAGAATTGCCTAAGGAAGAAGCAGAGAAGATTTCTGCTAGAGTGCGCGAGATTGCCCACCACTGCGTGACGACTGATCCGGATAAATGGCATGGCTATTGCCTACTTCCCCTTCAAGTCGCATCTTCCCCAACGTCTTTTCTATACGAAGACTTTAAGGGAAGCATCCCTGCTAACATCCAGCACCTCGCTTCTAACCAAGCGAATGATGGCAGCTGGAAACCGACATGGGCCTGGGGAAGATATGAAGATTTTTGGGAAACCGCAAAGAAGGAATGGAGCGGCGTGCTGACGCTTGATAATCTGAGAGTGCTGAAGGCGTTTGAAGTAATTTCTTAATAAATACCGATAAAAAGCTGCGCTCCAAGTTGACTACTATCAACTTGGAGTACAGTACATTCACAACTCCACGTCATCACTCATCTCAAACACATCAAATACATTTTCCTGAATGATGAGCGACATGGTTTTGCCCTTTTTCTCAAAGTAATGAACATGGCCGACCCGTTTGTCTTCAAGCTCTGTCCATCCCCAACTTTGGATTTCCTCCAAATAATCTGCAGGTGGAGTTCCTTCTTCATCCCCAATGCCTTTCAATCTGTACTTCGCCGACTTCGCAATTTCTGACGTGCAATCCTCTGGTTTCAGTTCATAGGCATTTTTCGGAACCGGAAAACCTTCATTGATCACCGCCATCCGATAGCCGTCCTCTTCGGTATATTCGTACACACAACCTGCCATCATTACAGTGGCAAATAGGAGCATCGGAATCAACAATCGCCTCACCACAGCAACCCCCTCACGGAAAATCCAATGTGTTACTTTTAGCGTAATTAGAAAGTTGCTGTTTGTCACCCGACGAATTTGTGACAATAAAATACAAAAAGCCCCTAGTCGTGTGCATAGGGGCTGAAAATTAGCGGTTCAAATCTTGGATTCCAGGACTATGTTCGTTAGGCATATCAGGCATCATCGGTACTGGAAAACCTTTAGGAGGATCAGTTACATTAAGAGTGCCTTCATTTCTACTTGGAGACTCACCTTGAAAAATCTCTGCTATGCGTGTAGGGTCCAATCTAAAGTTAAATTGCGCATTATGGAAACCCATCTCTACATATTTTCTGCATTCAGGATACTTGTTTATATCATAGTTAGGAATTGGGAGGATCTTACCCCAATCAACGCCTAACGTCTCCAAAGCTTTCGCAAAAGCATTTTGATGTGCGTTATCACGAACAATAAGAAAAGCTAGCGTTTCACGGAATGTTTTATTCGAACTCATTTCGTAAATGCGAGTTTTT containing:
- a CDS encoding phosphoribosylaminoimidazolesuccinocarboxamide synthase, which codes for MELVYKGKTKDVYKLEDGNVLLKFKDDVTGEDGVFDPGANTVGLTIEGAGQSGLRMTKFFFEKLADKGIPTHYVDADIDAATMTVKPATVFGKGLEVICRYRAVGSFLRRYGAYCEEGQPLDAFVEVTIKDDDRNDPPITRDALAQLNILTNEEYDVLEPMTKEISAVVKEELAEKGLELYDIKLEFGRDEEGNVMLIDEISGGNMRVYKDGVYIAPLDLEKLMLA
- a CDS encoding YebC/PmpR family DNA-binding transcriptional regulator; the protein is MGRKWNNIKEKKASKDANTSRIYAKFGRELYVAAKQGEPDPELNQNLKMVIERAKTYNVPKAIIDRAIEKAKGGAEENYDELRYEGFGPNGSMVIVDALTNNVNRTASEVRAAFGKNGGNMGVSGSVAYMFDATAVFGLEGKTADEVLELLMEADVEVRDILDEEDTVIVYAEPDQFHAVQEALKNAGITEFTVAELTMLAQNDLTLDADAQAQFEKMIDALDDLEDVQQVYHNVDLGE
- the dacB gene encoding D-alanyl-D-alanine carboxypeptidase/D-alanyl-D-alanine-endopeptidase: MSILMKQQCLLKRAFLVMVIALIALFPVTHEGTYSSVAASGDTTPVASIDSTTLEQKIQAILKDPKLQGGITGVSIRKANTGEAIFSHYGDIRLRPASNMKLLTGSTAMDILGPDYRFSTEVLTDGQVKGKMLNGNLYLKGKGDPTLMKKDLDQFAKDLKAKGIDKVNGNLIADDSWYDDDRYSQDLNWSDEHNYVGAQVSALTLSPNEDYDAGTVIVEVNAGNKAGDLPKVTLTPETSYVEIVNRATTVAKGEAKSISIAREHGSNRIIIEGKIPVEGTRSQSWSAVWEPTGLTLDVFKKSLEEQSIQLVGNGGMKTGITPSGATVLTSKKSMPLKELFIPFMKLSNNGHAETLVKEMGKVQRGEGSWNAGLSVMKEKLKQFGVNTDTIVLRDGSGMSHKNLVSADELSKLLYGIQGKSWFPAFEASLPIAGIPERMVGGTLRNRMGDGLTAGNVKAKTGSITGVSTLSGYITAKDGTELIFSIMINNYVTGPVAPIEDAIAKALAEYESN